Proteins encoded together in one Coleofasciculus chthonoplastes PCC 7420 window:
- the ntcA gene encoding global nitrogen regulator NtcA: MVVMQDRPLAAVFRQIGGSSFPPVVETFERGKTIFFPGDPAERVYFLMKGAVKLSRVYEAGEEITVALLRENSVFGVLSLITGHRSDRFYHAVAFTPVELLSAPIDQVEQALKDNPELSMLMLQGLSSRILQTEMMIETLAHRDMGSRLVSFLLILCRDFGVPGKDGITIDLKLSHQAIAEAIGSTRVTVTRLLGDLRTDQMISIQKKKITVHNPVVLSQQFT, translated from the coding sequence ATGGTCGTAATGCAAGATAGACCGTTAGCAGCTGTGTTCCGTCAAATCGGCGGAAGCTCATTTCCTCCCGTTGTTGAAACCTTTGAGCGGGGCAAAACTATTTTTTTCCCAGGAGATCCCGCTGAACGGGTCTACTTTCTCATGAAAGGCGCTGTGAAGCTTTCCCGGGTATATGAGGCGGGTGAAGAAATTACAGTTGCCTTGTTGCGGGAAAATAGTGTCTTTGGGGTATTGTCATTGATTACAGGTCACCGCTCTGATCGGTTTTACCATGCGGTGGCGTTTACCCCGGTTGAACTGCTTTCAGCTCCGATTGACCAGGTAGAGCAAGCGCTCAAGGACAACCCAGAGCTATCCATGTTGATGCTCCAGGGACTGTCCTCGCGGATTTTACAGACGGAAATGATGATCGAGACATTAGCTCACCGGGATATGGGATCTCGCTTGGTCAGTTTTTTATTGATTCTCTGCCGTGACTTCGGTGTCCCTGGTAAGGATGGGATTACCATTGACTTGAAGCTGTCCCATCAAGCGATCGCGGAAGCGATTGGCTCTACACGAGTAACCGTCACTCGGCTACTGGGGGATTTGCGAACGGATCAAATGATTTCTATTCAAAAGAAAAAAATCACGGTTCACAACCCTGTAGTGCTGAGTCAGCAGTTTACATAG
- a CDS encoding WD40 repeat domain-containing protein, which translates to MPILPDNAFTIQTHEPLPDVIDKLNAHIEAPKTFRWTLARNHAPYAGTISSDGFEVRRIIHYQNSFLPRIRGRFESGSQGTVIRITMRLHPLVIGFLVFWYLTWYSATIPRFYPRVISADGKTALVELGVGGKLVAWDLLSNQQIILQKKWSDGFGYMPSAYISGDGKTAVTIYYRQPVTDLRVWDLTTGMLKAEGRVSSTRNSFGYNNLVLSRDRIIGSTDEGLKVWNLQTAELEATLEHEKMINLVVSSDGKLLAGITGNSENQDSEIQVLRRP; encoded by the coding sequence ATGCCCATCCTACCCGACAATGCCTTTACCATTCAAACTCACGAGCCATTACCGGATGTTATCGATAAGCTCAATGCTCACATTGAAGCGCCCAAAACATTTCGCTGGACTTTGGCTCGTAACCATGCACCTTATGCCGGAACAATTTCCAGTGATGGGTTTGAGGTGCGGCGAATTATTCATTACCAAAACTCATTTTTACCCAGAATCCGAGGGCGATTTGAATCGGGATCTCAGGGAACGGTGATTCGGATCACGATGAGGTTACATCCCTTGGTTATTGGGTTCTTAGTGTTTTGGTACTTAACCTGGTACAGCGCCACTATCCCACGTTTCTATCCTCGTGTGATTAGTGCTGATGGCAAAACAGCACTGGTTGAATTGGGTGTGGGTGGCAAACTTGTGGCGTGGGATTTACTCAGTAACCAGCAAATTATCCTCCAGAAAAAATGGTCGGACGGTTTTGGGTATATGCCCTCGGCGTACATCAGTGGGGATGGTAAGACAGCCGTGACAATTTACTATCGCCAACCCGTGACGGATTTGAGAGTATGGGATTTAACGACGGGAATGTTGAAAGCCGAAGGACGTGTGTCTTCGACGAGAAACTCTTTTGGGTATAATAACCTTGTTCTCAGTCGCGATCGCATTATTGGCAGTACCGATGAAGGGCTTAAAGTGTGGAATTTACAAACAGCGGAGCTAGAAGCTACCTTAGAGCATGAAAAAATGATTAATTTGGTGGTTAGTTCAGATGGCAAACTCTTAGCTGGAATAACCGGGAATTCAGAGAATCAAGACTCCGAAATTCAAGTCTTGCGGCGTCCCTAA
- a CDS encoding Acg family FMN-binding oxidoreductase, with protein MISQPEARELIRLATLAPSGHNTQPWKFSIDTNTIRIYPDYSRRLPIVDPDDHALFISLGCALENLLIAAQHSGFNGEVEYFPDGEAQDCLLVHLHPNSHPPDTALFHTISKRQSTRCAYDSREIPRTDLQALEKANTQDGIQLRVFTEADDIEQITDFVKQGNRHQFNDPAFVNELLSWIRFNQREITSHQDGLIAAALGFPPVSIPRWLGQTLMKVLATPEGEAKRCEKLIQSSSALMLFIAQKHDKKYWVNLGRSFQRVALTASSLNIKHAHINMPCEVLEVRRQFQNYLGLEEAQPLLLLRIGYAQAMPTSPRRPL; from the coding sequence ATGATTTCTCAGCCGGAAGCCAGAGAACTGATTCGCCTCGCCACCTTAGCACCATCGGGTCACAACACCCAACCCTGGAAATTTTCTATTGATACCAATACTATCCGTATTTACCCGGACTATTCCCGTCGTCTACCTATAGTAGACCCTGATGACCATGCGCTGTTTATCAGTTTAGGTTGTGCCTTAGAAAATCTGTTGATTGCGGCACAGCATAGCGGTTTCAACGGCGAGGTTGAGTACTTTCCCGATGGAGAAGCCCAAGATTGTTTGCTGGTTCATTTACACCCCAATTCCCATCCTCCGGATACAGCCCTGTTCCACACTATTTCTAAACGTCAATCCACTCGTTGCGCTTATGATAGTCGGGAAATCCCTCGAACAGATTTACAAGCATTGGAAAAGGCAAATACTCAAGACGGGATTCAGTTAAGAGTATTTACGGAGGCTGACGATATTGAACAGATTACTGACTTTGTTAAACAAGGGAATCGCCACCAGTTTAATGATCCGGCGTTTGTTAATGAACTCCTTTCCTGGATTCGCTTTAATCAGCGTGAAATAACCTCACATCAGGATGGCTTAATCGCGGCAGCTTTAGGTTTTCCGCCTGTATCCATACCTCGCTGGTTGGGTCAAACCCTGATGAAAGTATTAGCCACTCCAGAAGGTGAAGCGAAACGGTGCGAGAAACTGATTCAGAGTTCCTCAGCACTGATGTTATTTATTGCCCAAAAGCATGATAAAAAATATTGGGTAAATTTGGGACGCAGTTTCCAACGTGTGGCTCTCACAGCAAGTTCGTTGAATATTAAACACGCGCATATTAATATGCCCTGCGAAGTGTTAGAGGTGCGACGGCAATTCCAGAACTATTTGGGATTAGAGGAAGCACAACCCCTGTTACTACTACGGATTGGTTATGCTCAAGCCATGCCCACTTCACCGCGTCGCCCCCTTTAG
- the fabI gene encoding enoyl-ACP reductase FabI — protein sequence MLNLTGKNALVTGIANNRSIAWGIAQQLHQAGAELGVTYLPDEKGRFEKKVRDLVEPLQPSVFLPCNVQDDAQIDATFEAIEKQWGKLDILIHCLAFANKEDLSGEFSQTSRQGFTTALEISTYSLTRLAAAAKPLMKEGGSIVTMTYLGGVKVIPNYNVMGIAKSGLEMSVRYLAAELGPSNIRVNAISAGPIRTLASSAVGGILDMIHHVEQIAPLRRTVTQLEVGNTATFLSSDLASGITGQVLYVDAGYEIMGM from the coding sequence ATGCTGAATTTGACTGGAAAGAATGCCCTAGTGACTGGGATTGCCAACAATCGATCAATCGCCTGGGGCATTGCCCAACAGTTGCACCAAGCGGGTGCTGAGTTGGGAGTCACCTATTTACCCGATGAGAAGGGACGCTTCGAGAAGAAAGTCAGAGACTTGGTAGAACCCCTACAACCTAGTGTCTTCTTACCCTGTAACGTCCAGGATGATGCTCAAATCGACGCCACCTTTGAGGCGATTGAGAAGCAGTGGGGCAAACTGGACATCCTCATCCATTGCCTTGCCTTTGCCAATAAAGAGGACTTATCTGGAGAGTTTAGCCAAACCTCGCGACAAGGGTTTACCACAGCCTTAGAAATTAGTACCTATTCCCTGACGCGATTAGCCGCCGCTGCTAAACCCTTAATGAAGGAGGGAGGAAGTATTGTCACCATGACCTATCTTGGCGGCGTGAAGGTGATCCCCAATTACAATGTCATGGGGATTGCCAAGTCAGGATTGGAGATGAGCGTCCGTTACCTCGCCGCCGAATTGGGACCGAGTAATATTCGGGTCAATGCGATTTCCGCAGGTCCAATCCGCACCCTAGCATCTTCAGCAGTGGGCGGCATTTTGGATATGATTCATCATGTGGAGCAGATAGCACCCCTACGACGAACCGTTACCCAGCTAGAAGTGGGCAATACCGCCACTTTCTTATCGAGTGATCTCGCCAGTGGGATCACGGGTCAGGTTTTATATGTCGATGCTGGATATGAAATCATGGGTATGTAA
- a CDS encoding glycoside hydrolase family 9 protein has product MFKARTLVKFLLIFLLTVFILTFNCLHYWMFGVFNVLGQDSLAGNQYNYGEVLQKAVYFYDVQRSGKLPANNRVEWRGDSALTDGADNGIDLTGGWYDAGDHLKFGFPMAASTTLLAWGVIEYEDAYKQSGQYNAMLDNLRWVNDYFIKAHPAPTVLWGQVGKGSLDHGWWGAAEVMPMERPSYKIDATCPGSDLAGETAAAMAASAMVFQATDANYAQTLLKHAQELYDFAEQYPGNYSDCITEAAEYYQSSGYTDELVWGAAWLYRATQIPEYLQKAEAYYEQLRDQPNATLAYNWTHTWDDKSYGSYVLLAELTGKTKYRQDAERWLDYWCDRCQWQHVSYTPGGLAWLDEWGSLRYTAKTAFLAFIYGDSVDSAWTRRKYHAFAERQINYMLGSNPDQRSYVVGFGNNPPRQPHHRTAHGSWANSKEIPEETRHILYGALVGGPDQEDNYIDERSNFQMTEVATDYNAGFTGAVAKLYQKYGGKPLANFPEPEQRSDEFFVEAQGNQLSDNLMEVQATIYNQSAWPARIIPNLSFRYFIDSSEVIEAGGNPSDIKVNANPESGITVSGLNPWQNSPTIYYIQVDVDGTQLYPGGEAYYKKDVQLQVNTPTGIWTMTNDWSYQEILEQAGKGKRTHIPVYNSGQLIWGVEPPQDG; this is encoded by the coding sequence ATGTTTAAAGCCCGTACTCTGGTTAAATTCCTGCTCATTTTTTTACTGACGGTCTTTATTTTAACCTTTAATTGCCTTCACTATTGGATGTTCGGTGTCTTCAATGTTTTGGGTCAAGACTCTCTAGCAGGAAATCAGTACAATTACGGAGAAGTCTTACAAAAAGCGGTCTATTTTTATGATGTTCAGCGATCCGGAAAACTGCCTGCCAATAATCGGGTGGAATGGCGGGGGGATTCGGCATTAACTGATGGTGCAGATAATGGGATTGACTTAACCGGAGGCTGGTATGATGCCGGGGATCATCTAAAATTTGGCTTTCCCATGGCAGCTTCAACTACGCTTTTGGCTTGGGGCGTGATTGAATACGAAGACGCTTACAAACAAAGTGGTCAATATAATGCCATGCTGGATAATTTACGCTGGGTTAATGACTATTTTATTAAAGCTCATCCTGCACCAACAGTGTTGTGGGGTCAGGTGGGTAAAGGAAGTTTAGATCATGGGTGGTGGGGAGCAGCGGAGGTGATGCCGATGGAGCGTCCTTCCTATAAAATTGATGCCACTTGTCCGGGTTCTGATTTAGCTGGAGAAACCGCCGCCGCGATGGCAGCTTCAGCTATGGTTTTTCAAGCAACCGATGCGAATTATGCCCAAACTTTGCTCAAACATGCCCAGGAACTCTACGACTTTGCTGAGCAATATCCGGGCAATTATTCCGATTGTATTACCGAGGCGGCGGAGTATTATCAATCCAGTGGGTATACCGATGAACTGGTTTGGGGTGCAGCATGGCTTTATCGAGCTACACAAATACCGGAGTATTTACAAAAAGCTGAAGCCTATTATGAGCAGTTAAGGGATCAACCTAATGCGACTCTCGCTTATAATTGGACGCATACCTGGGATGATAAATCTTATGGCAGTTATGTCTTATTAGCCGAATTAACCGGGAAAACCAAGTATCGACAAGACGCCGAACGTTGGTTAGACTATTGGTGCGATCGCTGTCAGTGGCAACACGTCTCCTATACTCCAGGAGGACTGGCTTGGCTGGATGAATGGGGTTCGTTAAGATATACGGCAAAAACTGCATTTTTAGCCTTTATTTATGGGGACTCAGTAGACTCGGCTTGGACGCGACGAAAATATCATGCCTTTGCCGAACGGCAGATTAATTATATGTTAGGATCGAATCCAGATCAGCGCAGTTATGTGGTCGGATTTGGCAATAACCCACCCAGACAACCCCATCATCGAACAGCCCATGGTTCTTGGGCAAATAGTAAAGAAATTCCAGAAGAAACGCGACATATTTTGTATGGCGCTTTAGTTGGCGGACCGGATCAGGAGGATAATTACATCGATGAACGGTCTAATTTTCAGATGACTGAAGTTGCCACAGATTATAATGCCGGATTTACGGGTGCTGTGGCGAAACTTTATCAGAAATATGGGGGTAAACCCTTAGCCAATTTTCCGGAACCAGAACAACGAAGTGATGAATTTTTTGTCGAGGCGCAAGGGAATCAACTGAGTGATAATTTGATGGAGGTTCAAGCTACCATTTATAACCAATCCGCGTGGCCCGCCCGGATTATTCCTAATTTATCGTTTCGCTATTTTATTGATAGTAGTGAGGTGATAGAAGCCGGAGGAAACCCAAGCGATATCAAAGTTAATGCTAATCCTGAATCGGGAATAACGGTATCTGGACTTAATCCTTGGCAAAATTCGCCAACGATTTACTACATTCAGGTGGATGTAGATGGGACACAACTCTATCCTGGAGGAGAAGCTTATTATAAAAAAGATGTCCAATTGCAGGTGAATACGCCGACAGGTATCTGGACTATGACTAATGATTGGTCGTACCAAGAGATATTAGAACAAGCCGGGAAGGGCAAACGTACTCATATTCCGGTTTATAATAGTGGACAATTAATTTGGGGAGTTGAACCGCCACAAGATGGGTGA
- a CDS encoding IS630 family transposase: MNIIDELANFINQTKETKEIKRALAVKMILEGKSYREVKEILKVSHSFISQWKNQALFQGVESLKLQYKGRAGYLKSEEKEQTIQWLREQDYLRLSDLQKYLQEQYNVVFESNQSYYSLFKEAQVSWKKTQKKNPAKNDELVKAKKKEIEARLEKWKPEIEAGSRTVLMLDECHLLWGDLLGYAWGRTDARIEVPLKNEKERQTYYGALDYQTKEFIVKEYKSGNSENTIDFIEYLQRKRPGKKLSIFWDGATYHDSKQFREYLKTINQDLSEEDWLISCTKFAPNAPEQNPVEDIWLQVKTFIRQFYHLCSSFKIVKWLFKFFADGQIFDFPKIFQYGKLPQSI, from the coding sequence ATGAACATTATAGATGAATTGGCTAATTTTATCAATCAGACAAAAGAGACCAAAGAAATTAAAAGAGCCTTGGCGGTAAAAATGATTTTGGAAGGAAAATCTTATCGTGAAGTCAAAGAAATATTAAAAGTTTCTCACAGTTTTATCAGCCAATGGAAAAATCAAGCGCTTTTTCAGGGTGTAGAAAGTTTAAAGCTTCAATATAAAGGTAGAGCAGGTTACTTAAAATCTGAAGAAAAAGAGCAAACAATTCAGTGGTTGAGAGAACAAGATTATCTAAGATTATCAGACTTGCAGAAGTATTTGCAGGAGCAATATAATGTAGTTTTTGAGTCCAATCAAAGTTATTATAGCTTATTTAAAGAGGCTCAAGTGAGTTGGAAAAAGACTCAAAAAAAGAATCCGGCTAAAAATGATGAATTAGTCAAAGCTAAAAAAAAAGAAATAGAGGCAAGGCTAGAAAAATGGAAACCGGAAATAGAAGCTGGAAGCCGGACGGTGCTTATGCTTGACGAATGTCATCTGCTGTGGGGTGATTTGTTAGGTTATGCGTGGGGAAGAACAGATGCAAGAATAGAAGTCCCTCTCAAAAATGAAAAAGAAAGACAGACTTATTATGGGGCTTTAGATTATCAAACCAAAGAGTTTATAGTCAAAGAATATAAAAGTGGAAACAGCGAAAATACAATCGATTTCATCGAATATTTACAAAGGAAACGACCCGGGAAAAAATTATCGATATTTTGGGATGGTGCAACTTACCATGATTCCAAGCAGTTTCGAGAATACTTAAAGACAATTAATCAAGATTTATCAGAGGAAGACTGGTTGATAAGTTGTACAAAATTTGCTCCGAACGCTCCCGAACAAAATCCAGTCGAAGATATTTGGTTGCAAGTTAAAACTTTCATTAGACAATTTTATCATCTTTGCAGCTCTTTTAAAATAGTTAAGTGGTTATTTAAGTTTTTTGCTGATGGTCAAATATTCGATTTTCCCAAAATATTTCAGTATGGAAAATTGCCACAATCTATTTAG
- a CDS encoding type II toxin-antitoxin system antitoxin SocA domain-containing protein, with product MLEQLIKYFVYKTKGHITKTQLVNFLYLADLYTVKWTGKQLTELNWCYYRHSPWHEDIDTALSQMDGKEIAQEAEGRITFIRLGIEADITTDINLPLGLKLMLDNIRREWASAAKFEQLLDYVQNTAPMLEMRQIHKAEEKIKLNLNAEREKLVSELGL from the coding sequence ATGTTGGAGCAACTCATCAAATATTTTGTCTATAAGACAAAAGGACATATCACAAAAACACAGCTCGTTAATTTTTTATATTTGGCTGATCTTTATACGGTTAAATGGACAGGAAAGCAGCTTACTGAATTAAACTGGTGTTACTACCGCCATAGTCCCTGGCATGAAGATATAGACACAGCTCTCAGTCAAATGGACGGGAAAGAGATTGCCCAGGAAGCTGAAGGCAGGATCACCTTTATTAGACTAGGTATAGAAGCAGATATCACAACTGATATAAATTTACCTTTGGGTCTAAAACTAATGCTTGATAACATTAGAAGAGAGTGGGCTAGTGCAGCAAAATTTGAACAGTTATTAGATTATGTACAGAATACGGCTCCAATGCTGGAAATGAGGCAAATCCATAAAGCCGAAGAAAAAATTAAGCTTAATTTAAACGCCGAACGAGAAAAATTGGTGAGTGAGTTAGGATTGTAA
- a CDS encoding glycoside hydrolase family 9 protein, with amino-acid sequence MKIDRRFFLGWAISMVYGFWAKGQAQTVNPDNPSKLLINQVGYSPTHPKVAFLLNSNFSTTNPVQLINVRNNRPVFETELSAPRQDTASQDSIQRIDFTSFNRPGRYYLKIGEIQSYPFEIGQAIYQDAFNKMLRSYYLQRCGVAIRDSINGIGHSPCHLNDGTFAHTDDMHRAGEMKRAQGGWHDAGDFGKYVGPIAVTVGRLLSLYEQYPSLFSDRQLMIPESGNGRPDLLDEMKVGLDWMLTMQRRDGAVYRKLSGKEWPPMILPNEDIQPRYIYGISTPETAKFAAALAMAARVYSDYDVLLAKNYLKAAQKAWEFLQNEPSMRVDWVEGDDSGSGKYLAGEWDTEASLTTDKDDRFWAAAELLITTGEAIFSEYLEQELPRLSYTLFEWKDPSALGMADYLWQPRQQGSENLKVQMKQKLLERADRLLDTVNRSGYRLALDKFIWASNKMVAEEGITLFYAYKLTGNQAYYQAAVDQLDYLLGRNHFNLSFVTAVGSNSVRNVHHRVAVAKKTVIPGLMVGGANTEAQDGIAPKGLGPLSYVDDQRSYATNEYAIDYNAPAIALIGMVMAEGS; translated from the coding sequence ATGAAAATCGATAGACGTTTCTTCCTCGGTTGGGCAATATCGATGGTGTATGGATTCTGGGCTAAAGGACAAGCGCAAACGGTAAACCCAGATAACCCAAGTAAACTTTTGATTAATCAAGTTGGATATTCACCAACCCATCCTAAGGTAGCCTTTTTACTCAATTCCAATTTTTCTACCACCAATCCCGTCCAATTAATTAACGTCCGAAATAACCGTCCGGTTTTCGAGACTGAGTTGTCAGCGCCGAGACAAGATACAGCCAGTCAAGATAGTATCCAACGGATTGATTTCACCTCATTCAACCGCCCCGGACGCTATTATCTGAAAATTGGAGAGATTCAGTCTTATCCCTTTGAGATTGGTCAGGCTATTTATCAAGATGCTTTCAACAAAATGCTACGTTCCTACTATTTACAACGCTGCGGGGTAGCCATACGAGATTCTATTAATGGAATTGGTCATTCTCCTTGTCATTTAAATGATGGCACCTTTGCCCATACCGATGATATGCATCGGGCGGGTGAAATGAAACGCGCCCAAGGGGGTTGGCATGATGCGGGCGATTTTGGTAAATATGTGGGACCAATAGCGGTAACGGTGGGTCGTTTATTAAGTTTATATGAGCAATATCCGTCGCTATTTTCTGACCGCCAATTGATGATTCCTGAAAGTGGAAATGGCAGACCCGATTTGCTGGATGAAATGAAGGTGGGATTGGATTGGATGCTGACGATGCAACGGCGCGATGGTGCAGTTTATCGCAAGCTTTCGGGGAAAGAATGGCCCCCCATGATTCTACCGAATGAAGATATCCAACCGCGTTATATTTATGGAATTTCCACACCAGAAACAGCGAAGTTTGCCGCCGCGTTAGCCATGGCAGCGCGAGTATATTCAGACTATGATGTGTTGTTGGCGAAGAATTATTTAAAAGCGGCGCAAAAAGCCTGGGAATTTTTACAAAATGAGCCCTCAATGCGTGTGGATTGGGTTGAGGGTGATGATAGTGGTTCGGGGAAATATTTGGCTGGAGAGTGGGATACGGAAGCCTCGTTAACGACGGATAAAGATGACCGTTTTTGGGCGGCGGCGGAATTGTTGATTACGACTGGGGAGGCAATTTTTTCGGAGTATTTAGAGCAAGAGCTTCCTAGGTTATCGTATACTCTATTTGAATGGAAAGATCCCTCGGCTTTGGGGATGGCAGATTATCTGTGGCAACCGCGTCAGCAAGGTTCAGAAAATCTGAAGGTGCAAATGAAGCAGAAGTTATTAGAACGGGCAGATCGTTTACTGGATACGGTGAATCGCAGTGGCTATCGCTTGGCACTGGATAAGTTTATTTGGGCGTCGAATAAGATGGTAGCGGAGGAAGGAATTACCTTGTTTTATGCCTATAAACTGACCGGGAATCAAGCGTATTATCAGGCGGCGGTGGATCAGTTAGATTATTTGTTAGGACGCAATCATTTTAATCTATCCTTTGTTACGGCTGTGGGGTCAAATTCAGTCCGCAATGTCCATCACCGAGTTGCTGTCGCGAAAAAAACGGTGATTCCTGGGTTAATGGTAGGGGGGGCGAATACAGAAGCCCAGGATGGAATTGCTCCGAAAGGATTGGGTCCGCTAAGTTATGTGGATGATCAGCGATCTTATGCCACGAACGAATATGCGATTGATTATAATGCTCCTGCGATCGCACTGATAGGGATGGTGATGGCGGAAGGTTCGTAG
- a CDS encoding NAD(P)/FAD-dependent oxidoreductase, which yields MKELLYVEIPNPDTDAVRTWLQQDWYFELGKKTITPDGILVQIEHASSANSSTPIYVPIPEISIFVWSVQRTTYLKAFRCCDRAIAGERQLLQKLTGDLRRQFPYRYPEPPEVDLSQQSIFEALAPYYPQTVHFFQKMPKGEYDLNRVYWWEKRWREGVRNPQQPKQVVFKTTEEPTQLRGHSYSNSTYDLIYIGGALGVIHAAVMAQRGYRVLLVERLPFGRMNREWNISRAEFQSLIDLGLFTPDEFETMIAREYIDGFNKFFDGNNPPHLKAPVLHTPTVLNVAIDSEKLLHLCGEKLQKAGGDIWDETEFIRAEITPEEVVVSLQHLPSQTPRQARGRLLVDAMGTASPIAWQLNGGRAFDSVCPTVGAVIASGFEPGVWDSNYGDVLNSHGDISRGRQLIWELFPGAGEDLTIYLFHYHQVHPENPGSLLEMYEDFFTILPEYRRCDMEKLVWKKPTFGYIPGHFSISSRDRTVAFDRLVAIGDAASLQSPLVFTGFGSLVRNLYRLTDLLDTALRHNLLTANDLNQIRAHQSNVAVTWLFSKGMMVPTGRHLPPQRVNAMLNTFFGLLADEPPEVADTFIKDRFDWLTFNRLALKAARRNPALIFWIWDMAGTKDFLRWIGSYFTFTRNAIVSGFLKGWFPNLIRRLQPWIEKHYPALWLRLLAQYYAITTGMGRPERVQHQALNPDELMTHSGQNKAFNS from the coding sequence ATGAAAGAACTTCTCTACGTAGAAATACCGAACCCCGATACCGACGCTGTTCGCACCTGGTTGCAGCAGGACTGGTACTTTGAGCTGGGGAAGAAAACGATAACCCCGGATGGAATCCTGGTACAAATTGAACATGCGTCTTCAGCCAATTCATCTACACCGATTTACGTCCCGATTCCGGAAATCTCCATTTTTGTTTGGTCGGTGCAGCGAACCACCTACTTGAAAGCCTTTCGCTGTTGCGATCGCGCGATCGCGGGAGAACGGCAATTACTCCAGAAGCTGACAGGGGATTTACGCCGTCAGTTTCCCTATCGCTATCCTGAACCCCCAGAGGTCGATTTATCGCAACAGTCGATCTTTGAGGCGCTAGCGCCCTATTATCCCCAGACGGTTCATTTCTTCCAAAAAATGCCCAAAGGGGAATATGACCTCAACCGCGTCTATTGGTGGGAAAAACGATGGCGCGAAGGGGTGCGGAATCCACAGCAGCCTAAACAGGTTGTGTTTAAGACAACCGAGGAACCAACACAGCTTCGAGGACACAGCTACTCCAATTCAACCTATGACCTGATTTACATCGGTGGCGCCCTGGGAGTCATTCACGCCGCCGTGATGGCACAACGGGGGTATCGAGTTCTACTGGTAGAACGATTACCCTTTGGGCGCATGAACCGAGAATGGAATATTTCCCGGGCTGAGTTTCAGAGTCTCATCGATTTGGGGTTATTTACGCCCGATGAGTTTGAAACCATGATCGCCAGAGAATATATTGATGGCTTCAACAAATTCTTTGATGGCAACAATCCTCCTCATCTAAAAGCACCTGTACTACATACACCAACAGTACTCAATGTGGCAATTGATTCAGAGAAATTGTTACATTTATGTGGAGAAAAGTTACAAAAAGCCGGCGGTGACATCTGGGATGAGACGGAGTTTATCCGGGCAGAGATCACGCCAGAGGAAGTTGTCGTCAGTCTACAGCATCTGCCCAGCCAAACCCCTCGACAAGCCAGAGGACGACTTTTAGTCGATGCCATGGGCACCGCTTCCCCCATCGCTTGGCAACTGAATGGGGGCAGGGCGTTTGATAGCGTCTGCCCCACCGTCGGTGCGGTGATTGCCAGTGGGTTTGAGCCAGGGGTGTGGGATTCTAACTATGGAGACGTTCTCAATAGCCACGGCGACATTTCCCGGGGACGGCAGTTGATTTGGGAACTGTTTCCGGGGGCGGGGGAGGACTTGACGATCTATTTGTTCCATTACCATCAGGTGCATCCTGAGAACCCTGGCTCTTTATTAGAAATGTATGAAGACTTTTTTACAATTCTGCCAGAGTACCGCCGCTGCGACATGGAAAAATTGGTGTGGAAGAAACCAACATTCGGCTATATTCCTGGACACTTTAGCATCAGCAGTCGCGATCGCACGGTGGCGTTTGATCGGCTGGTTGCCATTGGGGATGCGGCTTCCCTACAATCGCCTCTGGTGTTTACCGGATTTGGTTCCCTTGTGCGTAACCTATATCGGTTAACCGACTTACTCGATACCGCCCTACGCCATAATCTCCTAACTGCCAACGATTTAAACCAAATTCGCGCTCATCAAAGCAATGTTGCGGTCACTTGGCTCTTTTCCAAAGGCATGATGGTGCCAACCGGGCGTCATTTGCCTCCCCAACGGGTTAATGCCATGCTGAATACCTTCTTTGGGCTTTTAGCGGATGAACCGCCAGAGGTTGCTGATACGTTTATTAAAGATCGTTTTGATTGGTTAACCTTCAACCGACTAGCATTAAAAGCAGCCAGACGTAATCCTGCCCTGATTTTTTGGATTTGGGACATGGCAGGGACAAAGGATTTCTTACGCTGGATAGGTAGTTACTTCACGTTTACTCGCAATGCTATAGTGAGTGGATTCCTTAAAGGGTGGTTCCCGAATCTGATTCGCCGCTTACAACCCTGGATTGAAAAGCATTATCCCGCCCTATGGTTGCGACTGTTAGCCCAATATTATGCGATAACAACGGGGATGGGACGTCCGGAACGGGTGCAACACCAAGCATTAAATCCAGATGAATTAATGACCCATTCAGGTCAAAATAAAGCCTTTAATTCTTAA